The Luteimonas galliterrae genomic interval CGCCCAGCAGCAAAAACCAGAACAGCACGCCGAACCAGCGCCGCAGACTGTTGCGGAACACCGCATCGACCAGGCTGGGGCCGTCCATCGAAGGCGATTGGTCGTGCGGCCAAAGGCGCGCTGCGGCATCGCGGCGTGCGATGGGATCCTTGGCGTCGACGATCGCATCGACATCCAGGTCCAGATCGCGCGGACCCCAGGCGTAGAACAGCACCGCCACGCCGAGCAACAGGCCGGCCAGGCCGAGAATGGGTTCGTCCAAGGCCAGCTGGAACAGGCCCACGGTGACCACCGGCGGCAGCAAGGCGATCGCGATGCCGTAGCGGCCATGCCAGAAGCCGCCTTCGCCGAATTGCGATCCCAGCCAGCGCAGCCAGTTGCCCCACCAGCCGTAATGGCGCACGGAGGCGGCCAGCGACTGGGCGACATGGCCCAGCAGCAGCGCGATGACGACGGCGATCAGGGTGGCGGACATGGCCCGATTCTAGCGCGGCCGCGCGGCGCCGGCATGCGCGTGCCACTGTTCGATCAGCCAGCGCGAGATCGATATCGACGGCGACACCAGCAGGCCCTCGTCGCCGGTCTCGCCGCGCAAGGCCGCGCCGATCTCGTCGTGCGTGAACCAGCGCGCGTCCTCGAGTTCGTCGCTGGCGCGCGGTTCGTCGGGTTCGGCCTGCGCCATGAAGCCCAGCATCAGCGAGCCGGGAAACGGCCACGGCTGCGAGGCGAGGTAACGGCTGCTGCGCACGCGCACGCCGCTTTCCTCCAGCACTTCGCGCGCCACGGTCTGCTCCAGCGATTCGCCGGGTTCGACGAAGCCGGCCAAAGTCGAATAGCGGCGCGCGGGCCATGAGGCCTGGCGGCCGAGCAGCAACCGTTCGCCGTCGGTGATCGCCACGATCACGGCCGGATCGGTGCGCGGGTAGTGTTCGGCGGCGCAGGCGGCGCAGCGGCCGAGCCAGCCGCCGCGCTGGAATTCGATCGCGCCGCCGCAAACGCTGCAATGGCGGTGCCGCCCCTGCCAATGCAGCACCGCGCGCGCCTGCGCGAACAGGCTGGCTTCGAACGCCGGCCACAAGGCGGCGGCGCTGCGCAGGTCGATGCGCGGCGCGGCGTCGGTATCGACTTCGGTGGTGCGGGCGGCGAACCAGGCTTGCTCGCCGCTTAGGCCGAGGAAGACGGGTTGCGCGACGGCGTAATCGAGCGTTGCGCCATCGGTGGCCAGCAGGGCGCGATCGGCGTCGACCGCGGCCTGGCCTTCGTTATCGATCAGCAGCACTTTGCCGGCGGCCCATCGTTCGGCGAGGGCGGCGGGATCGTCGCGGAGGTGGTCGGCACGGTCCGGGCCCGGGTCGGAGAAGGCGAAAGTGGGTTGCGGATCGCGTTCGTCAGGCCTGGGCATCTTCGTTAACGGGATATGCGGCGGGTTGCAGTTTACAAGGCCTCGCGCGAAGAGCCTGCCGAAATTCGTGCTTCAGGCTTTTAGAGCGCAAATCCAGAGAAGACATGCCACCGCAACCGCGGCTAATCAAAATCTAGGGCCTTCGTAAGAAAATCACTTACGAAGAAAGCAGGGCCGCCAGCGGCCTTCCAGTTGCGACGAATCGCACCGCAGTTCAGGCCCTTTCTTTGGTTACTTTCTTTGGGCCAACAAAGAAAGTGACCCGCGCGCAGCGCGGAAGCCCTTGTCCATGGCGCGAGTCGCAGCGCCACTGGCCAGGACGCGGGCCTGGGTCCCGGCCTTCGCCGGGATGACAGCTTAAAGGCAAGGGCAAGAGCAAGATGGGTCCCAGCGTTCGCTGGGATGACGGCATAAGAGCGAAAGGCTTAAGAGCGAACGGCTTAAGAACGAACAGCTTAAGAGCGAACGGCTTATAAGAGCGAACGGCTTAAAAGCAAGGGCAGCGGAGCAAGCTCCGCTCTACAGAGCAATAAGGAGTCGGATCAGACCGTGAAGCTGCTGCCGCAACCGCAGGTGCTCTTGGCGTTGGGATTGCGGATCACGAACTGCGCACCGTGCAGGCTTTCGCTGTAATCGACCTGCGCGCCCATCAGGTATTGCAGGCTCAACGGATCGACCAGCAGGGTCACGCCGTCCGTAGCGATGGCCAGATCGTCGTCGGCCTGCTGCTCGTCGAATTCGAAACCGTACTGGAAGCCCGAACAACCGCCGCCTTGGATATAGACGCGCAATTTCAGCGCCTCGTTGCCTTCCTCGCGCACCAGCTCGCGCACCTTGGCGGCGGCGGCCTGGGTGAACAGCAACGGCGCGTCGAGCTGCTGGTAATTCGGCGAAACGGGAGCGGCAGCGGTTTCCATGCCGACAAGATGAGGCGCCGCGGGCGGGAATTCAATCCCGCCCGCGGTCCGCAGCGTTCACGCTGCGGCCGTATTCAGCAGGATCGGGCGCTCGGGCGCGTATTCCGGCTCCGGTACGGACGCCACCACCGGCGTTTCCGCGTGCAGCAGGCGGCCGCTGATCGCCGCGCCGGCGGCCATTTCCACCACCTTGTAGTGGATGTTGCCCAGCACGCGCGCATTGCCGGCCAGCTCGACCCGCTCGCTGGAATGCACGTCGCCGCGCAACTCGCCGTTGATGACCACCACCGGCGCGCGCACTTCGCCTTCGACGTAGCCGTTGTCGGCCAGGGTCAGCACCGCGCCCGGATCCTGTGCGCTGATCGAACCGTGCACGCGGCCTTCCAGGTACAGGCCACCGCTGAAGCTGATGTCGCCGCGGATGACGACCTTCTCGCCGATCAGGGTATCGACCCGGCCGGCGCGCTGCGCGCGCTTGATGCGCTCTTTGTCGCGATCGAACATGTTCAATAACTCCCCGTTACTGAGTGGTTTCCGCCGTGGCGGCGTCCCATGCGAACGCCTGCTCGGCGCTGCCGCCGCCATCGGCCCGGACGCGGGCGATCACTCGTCCGGGCACGAACCCCTGCGGCAGCAGCACGCTGCCTTCGAGCCTCTGGAAATACCGGAACTCGAAACGCTGCGGCGGCGCCTGCGGCTTCTGCAGCAGTTGCCCCCAATCCAGCCGGACCAGTTTGCCATCGCGCGTGCCCTCCACGCTGAGAGTCAGGTCACCTTTAGTGACAGCGCCTCGATTGATGTTCTGGGTCAGCGTGGCCGTGTAGCGCCAGCTGCCGTCGTTGTCGCGGCGCATCAGGATCTCGTGCACGTTCAAGCCCTTGCGCTGGCCCGTGGCGCCCACCAAGCGCTCGTAGAAGGCCACGTCGGCGCGCAGGCCGGCGATTTCCTCCTCGCGTTCGGCCAGGGTCTGCTGCAGTTCGCGATTGGCCTGGCGGCTGATGCGGTCGGACATCTGCAGCGTGGCCAATTGCTGCTGCGCCTGCGCGGTTTGGGCCGGCGAGGCGGCTGTCGGCGCGGCGCTGCCGGCCTTTCCGGCGCCGGCGAACCACCACAGGGCCGCCAGCGAAGCCAGCCAGAACGCTGCGATCAGGCCCGCCCAGAGCCAGCCGTGACGGCGAGCGGGGACGATGACGAAGCGCGGATCGGGGGTTTGAGAGCTCATGCGGCGGCTCGCGGACTTGGGGCGGTCGATTGTACGTTCCGCATTGCGTGCCTTATTCAGCGGGCGGTTGCCTATACTCGCTGCATGCGGCCCGGGATGGCCGTATGCAACAGGGAAAAACCATGTCCGAAGCCCATCTGTTCGCGATCGGCGTCCTGCTGGCCTGGCTGGCCGGCATCCGCGTCTACCTGACCGTGTTCGGCGTCGGCCTGGCCGGCTTCCTGGGCTGGCTGGAACTGCCGCAGGCGCTGCAGGCGACGCAATCGCCGTGGGTGCTGGGCGTCTCCGGCGCGCTCGCCGCGGCCGAATTTTTCGCCGACAAGATTCCCGGCGTCGACTCGGTCTGGGACTTGCTTCACACATTGCTGCGCGTGCCGGTCGGCGCGTTCCTGGCGGCGGCCGCGCTGTCGCCCAACGGCGAGCTCGGGGCGGGCATGCTGGCTACCGGCGCCGGTGTGGCCTTGACCAGCCATCTGCTGAAATCCGGATCGCGTGCGCTGCTTAACACTTCGCCCGAACCGGTGAGCAATTGGACCGCGTCGGTGACCGAAGACGCGGCCGTGATCGGCGGCCTGGCGCTGGCGTTCTCGCATCCGTGGCTGGCGCTGGCGATCGTGGTCGGGCTGACCGTGCTTTTCGCCTTGCTGGTGTGGTGGTTATGGCGCAAATTGTTCCGCCGCGCGCCCAAGGCGCAACCGGGGTAACCTGATCTGCCGCTGGCCTTTCAGCGGCAATCACTGCGTTTAACGGACCATCCCCTTTTGTCGCGAAACGGCAAGGGGATTCGCAGGGGAAAGCATGTCCACCAACGGACCCAAAGCAGTCGAACGCCCGAAAAACGAGGGAGAACCGGCCGCGGACGCGGCCAATGCCGTCATGACCGTCGAAGCCATTCGCCATCCCCGCCGTGCCGAAACGCCGCCGCCCCAGCATTGGCGGCGTTGGGGCGCAGACGCGCCTGCGTTCGAACCGGTCATCGCCGACGTTCCCGCGGTGGAAAGCGCGACGACGCAAGCCAAGACGGCGCCGGCCTACCCCGATCCGGGCCTGACCATTATTCCGCAGGACCCCGCGGGCCCGTTCCGCGTACTGATCGCAGAAGACGACCCCAGCCAGGCCAAATTCGCCGAAGGCGTGCTGGCCGGCACCGGCATGCAGACCTTGATCGTGGACAAGCCCGCCGACGTGATCGCGGCGATGGAAAAATTCCGTCCGGACCTGGTGCTGATGGATCTGCACATGCCCGGGCTGGACGGTTTGGCGATCACCAACCGCATCCGCGCGCACGAGCGGCTGATGCACACGCCGGTGGTGTTCCTGACCGGCGACCCGGATCCCGAACGCCAATACGAAGTACTCGCCGGCGGCGCCGACGATTTCCTCAATAAGCCGATCCGGCCGCGGCACCTCGTCGCCGCGGTGCTCAGCCGCGTGCAGCGCGCGCGCCGGTTGGCGCAGAACCGCGCGGCGCCGACGCAGGCGCCGTCCGCCAATCCCTTGACCGGCCTGCTGGAGCGCAGCGATCTGATCGCGCTGATCGGCAACGCGCTCAGCGCCGAACCGCGCCAAGGCACGCTGGTGTTCGCCGAGATCGCAGGCGCGGAACGCCTGCGCGAGAGATTGGGCTACGCCGCGTACGAAGCGCTGATGATCGATGCCGGGCGGCATGTCCAGAGCCTGGCCGAAGAATGCTCGGTCGCGCGGCTCAACGACCATGCCTTCGTGATCCTGGCGTCCGCCTTGTCCGGCAGCGATGTCGCCGCTTTCGCGCGCGGCTTGCGCGACGGCTTGGCGCAACGCGCGTTCGGCGACGGCATCGAAGCGGTGCGGCTGCGCGCGAGCCTTGGCGTGGTGGTGCTGGACGCCAGCTTCGGCGACGCGGGCGCTGCGCTGGATGCCGCCGAGCGCGCCCTGCGCGCTGCGCGCGTGGCGCCGACCGGCATCGCCGATTACGTGGCGCCGCAGCCCGAAGCGCCGGCGCAGGCGCAATCGGCGGCCGACCAGGTCCGCGACGCGCTGGCCGAAAACCGCTTCGAGCTGGCCTACCAGCCGATCGTCGCCGTCGCCGGCGGCGACGAACCGCAATACCAGACGCTGTTGCGGCTGCGCGATGCCGAAGGCCATCTGCATGCGGCCGCGCAATTCCTGCCGGCGCTGGAAAGCAACTCCCTGCTGTCCGAAATCGACCATTGGGTGCTGGAGCGGGTGCTCGACACCTTGCAGAGGCGCTATCACGAGCAGCGCCCGCTGCGCCTGTTCGTGCCGCAATCGCCGCGCTCGCTGTCGCGCGACGACTATGCGGATTGGCTGCTTGGCGCCCTGGAAGTGCACGGCCTGCCCGGCCATGCGCTGGTGGTCGACCTGCGGCTGGCCGATGCGCTGATCCACACCGTCACCCTGCAGCAGTTCTGCCAGCGGATGATGCGCGCTGGCGTGCAGTTCTGCCTGAGCCATTACGAGCAAGGCCGGGACGCCGAAGCGCTGCTCGCGCAACTGCCGCTGGGCTACCTTCGGCTGTCGCCGCGCTACGCCAATGCGCAGGCCAGCTCGACGCTGCGCGACGAAATGCGCGGCGTGATCGACCGCGCGCATCGCCAGGGCCTGCTGGTGATCGGCCACCAGATCGAGGATCCGCAGGCGGCCGCCAACCTGTGGATGAGCGGCATCGACTTCATCCAGGGCAATCTGGTGCAGCGCGCCAGCGGCGATCTCGAGTTCGACTTCCACAGCGCGGTGCTCTAGCCATGGCCGGCACCTCGCCTCCGTCACGTTGGATCGCGCTCGCATCGGCGATCGGCGCGGCGCTGGCGCTGGCGCTTGAGCATCTGGGCGTGGGCGGACCGTGGCGGATGACGGCGCTGCTGCTTGTGCTGGTGACCTTCTTGAGCGTGCTGGCCGTAGTCTTGGCGCTGCGCAACCGCGAGAGCGAACTGGAAGCGCGGCTGTTGCGCGCCGAGCGCACCCGCAACGAAGTCGAAGCGCTGCAGCGCGAGATCCGCCAACACCAGCAACTGGAACAGCAGCTGCAGCAGGCCAAGCAGGCGGCCGAAGCGGCGATGATGGCCAAGGGCGAGTTCCTGGCCACGATGAGCCACGAGATCCGCACGCCGCTCAACGGCATCGTGCCGATGCTCGACTTGCTGCTGACCTCGCCATTGCCGCAAGGCCAGCGCGATCTGGTGCGTACCGCGTACGCGTCTTCGCAGCAGTTGTTGCGCATCGTCGACGACATCCTCGACTACTCCAAGCTCGAAGCCGACCGCCTGGTGCTGGAAAACACCGTCTTCAACCTGCGCGAGCTGCTCGAAGACGTGGTGCAGTGGATGCGCCACCCCGCCGACATGAAAGGCTTGCGGGTGAACCTGGAGATCGACCCGTCGGTGCGCCTGCCGGTGCGCGGCGACCCGGTGCGGCTGCGCCAGGTGCTTGGCAACCTGATCGGCAACGCGGTCAAATTCACCGAGCGCGGCGGCATCGGCCTGACCGTGCGCCGGCTCGGCGAAAACGCCAGCCAGCATTTGCTGCGTTTCGAAGTCCGCGATACCGGCATCGGCATCTTGCCCGAAGCGCAGGACAAGCTGTTCACCGCCTTCGCCCAGGCCGACGCATCGACCACGCGCCTGTACGGCGGCACCGGCCTGGGCCTGGCGATCTGCAAGCGCATCGTCGACCTGATGGGCGGCCGCATCGGCGTCGCCTCCGAACCGGGCAACGGCGCCAGCTTCCATTTCGAAATACCGCTGATGAAGGTGCAGGGCGATCTGGAACATCGTCCTGCCGAACGCAATGGCATGCGCGTGCTGCTGCTGAGCACCGACGAGCGCCTGCGCCGACGCCTGCTGATGCTGGTGCCCAATTGGGGCTTGCGCCTCACCGCGGTGGACACCGTGCACGAAGCGCTCGACCGCCTGCGCACCGCCGCCGCCCAAGGCCAGCCGTGGCGCTATTCGGTGGTGCTGGCGGATCTGGCCGGCATGCGCAACACCGCCGTGCCGCTGCAGCGCAACCTGCAGCGCACCGGGCTGTACGGCGACGTGCGCCTGGTCTGCCTGTTCGGCGACGACGGCATACCCGACGGCATGCAGCGCAGCGAGGCGGCCTTCCTGCCGCGCCAGTCGCCGGACAACGAATTGCGCGGCGCGCTGATGGCCAGCGATGTCGCCACCGCGGTCACTGCGGCGGCCGCGGCGAGCGCCGCCGCGCCGCGGCAGGATGCGGCGCCCACCGCGAGCAGCGTTTCGGCGCGGCAACGCTGGCAGGGTCGCCTGCTGCTGGTGGAAGACAATCCGGTCAACCTGCTGGTCGCGCAGCAATTGCTCAAAGTGCTCGGCCTGGAATGCGACACGGCGGTCAACGGCGAGCTGGCGCTGCAGGCGATGGCGCGCACCACGTACGACCTGGTGCTGATGGACTGCCAGATGCCGGTGATCGACGGCTATACTGCCACGCGCCGCTGGCGCCAGCATGAGACCGCGCTGGGGACCAAACGCCTGCCGATCGTGGCGATGACCGCCAATGCGATGGCCGGCGATCGGCAGAAATGCCTCGATGCCGGCATGGACGATTACTTGGCCAAGCCGGTGACGCGCGCGCAACTCGACGCCTGCCTGACGCGCTGGCTGCCCGCATTGACCGAGCCGCAGGAAGGCGCGCATCCTGCCGCCGTCGATGCCATCGGCGGCGTTGCGGGCGGCGATAACCCATCCATCCCGACGGCGGCCATCGCCCACCCACCGTCGCAGGAGGCGCCGATGCTCAACGAAGAAACCCTGGACGAACTGGAAGCCATGATCGGTTCGGGCGTCGCCAAGATCATCGCCGCCTTCCTCGACAACACGCCGCGCCTGATCGCGCAGCTCAAGGCCGCGGCCGAAGTGCCGGACCTGCCGCTGCTGCGCGAACTGGCCCACAGCCTGAAATCGTCCAGCGCCAACCTCGGCGCCGAGGCGCTGTCCGAAGCGGCCAAGCGCATCGAGCTGGGCGCCCGTGCGCACACGCTCGAACGCCCGGCCGCCGCGGTGGCGGTGGTGGTGGCCGAATACGAACGCGTGCGCCCTGCCCTGCTCGCGCGCATGCCGCCCGCCGCAGCGCAGCGCGCGTAAACGCGGGACTTCGCCGACGCGACGGCTTTTTGTGGGAGCGGCTTCAGCCGCGAGCTTTTCCCGGACCTTCGTTACAGCGTCGAGGCCGCACGCACCGCACGCGTGTGGCCGAAAACAGACCAGTCGCCTTTCTCGCCGCGCACTTCGTCGGTGATCTCCAGCGCGCCGCCCGCGCCGATGCGATAGGTCGTGCGGCCCCGTTCGGTCGCGTCGTCGCCCCACTCCACCACCAGACGATCGTCGCGGCTGGCCGTCTGCAGCGGCAAAGTGATGCCGCGTGTGTCGTACCAGTGTCCGCGGCAGACGCCATCCTTGCCGCAAAGATAGAAAGCCTCGGCACGGAACGGCCAGACCTTGCCGTCGGCGGCCTGCATGCGGTTGTAGAACGTCAGATGCC includes:
- a CDS encoding bactofilin family protein; the protein is MFDRDKERIKRAQRAGRVDTLIGEKVVIRGDISFSGGLYLEGRVHGSISAQDPGAVLTLADNGYVEGEVRAPVVVINGELRGDVHSSERVELAGNARVLGNIHYKVVEMAAGAAISGRLLHAETPVVASVPEPEYAPERPILLNTAAA
- a CDS encoding DUF4126 domain-containing protein gives rise to the protein MSEAHLFAIGVLLAWLAGIRVYLTVFGVGLAGFLGWLELPQALQATQSPWVLGVSGALAAAEFFADKIPGVDSVWDLLHTLLRVPVGAFLAAAALSPNGELGAGMLATGAGVALTSHLLKSGSRALLNTSPEPVSNWTASVTEDAAVIGGLALAFSHPWLALAIVVGLTVLFALLVWWLWRKLFRRAPKAQPG
- a CDS encoding hybrid sensor histidine kinase/response regulator — protein: MALASAIGAALALALEHLGVGGPWRMTALLLVLVTFLSVLAVVLALRNRESELEARLLRAERTRNEVEALQREIRQHQQLEQQLQQAKQAAEAAMMAKGEFLATMSHEIRTPLNGIVPMLDLLLTSPLPQGQRDLVRTAYASSQQLLRIVDDILDYSKLEADRLVLENTVFNLRELLEDVVQWMRHPADMKGLRVNLEIDPSVRLPVRGDPVRLRQVLGNLIGNAVKFTERGGIGLTVRRLGENASQHLLRFEVRDTGIGILPEAQDKLFTAFAQADASTTRLYGGTGLGLAICKRIVDLMGGRIGVASEPGNGASFHFEIPLMKVQGDLEHRPAERNGMRVLLLSTDERLRRRLLMLVPNWGLRLTAVDTVHEALDRLRTAAAQGQPWRYSVVLADLAGMRNTAVPLQRNLQRTGLYGDVRLVCLFGDDGIPDGMQRSEAAFLPRQSPDNELRGALMASDVATAVTAAAAASAAAPRQDAAPTASSVSARQRWQGRLLLVEDNPVNLLVAQQLLKVLGLECDTAVNGELALQAMARTTYDLVLMDCQMPVIDGYTATRRWRQHETALGTKRLPIVAMTANAMAGDRQKCLDAGMDDYLAKPVTRAQLDACLTRWLPALTEPQEGAHPAAVDAIGGVAGGDNPSIPTAAIAHPPSQEAPMLNEETLDELEAMIGSGVAKIIAAFLDNTPRLIAQLKAAAEVPDLPLLRELAHSLKSSSANLGAEALSEAAKRIELGARAHTLERPAAAVAVVVAEYERVRPALLARMPPAAAQRA
- a CDS encoding EAL domain-containing protein; this encodes MTVEAIRHPRRAETPPPQHWRRWGADAPAFEPVIADVPAVESATTQAKTAPAYPDPGLTIIPQDPAGPFRVLIAEDDPSQAKFAEGVLAGTGMQTLIVDKPADVIAAMEKFRPDLVLMDLHMPGLDGLAITNRIRAHERLMHTPVVFLTGDPDPERQYEVLAGGADDFLNKPIRPRHLVAAVLSRVQRARRLAQNRAAPTQAPSANPLTGLLERSDLIALIGNALSAEPRQGTLVFAEIAGAERLRERLGYAAYEALMIDAGRHVQSLAEECSVARLNDHAFVILASALSGSDVAAFARGLRDGLAQRAFGDGIEAVRLRASLGVVVLDASFGDAGAALDAAERALRAARVAPTGIADYVAPQPEAPAQAQSAADQVRDALAENRFELAYQPIVAVAGGDEPQYQTLLRLRDAEGHLHAAAQFLPALESNSLLSEIDHWVLERVLDTLQRRYHEQRPLRLFVPQSPRSLSRDDYADWLLGALEVHGLPGHALVVDLRLADALIHTVTLQQFCQRMMRAGVQFCLSHYEQGRDAEALLAQLPLGYLRLSPRYANAQASSTLRDEMRGVIDRAHRQGLLVIGHQIEDPQAAANLWMSGIDFIQGNLVQRASGDLEFDFHSAVL
- a CDS encoding DUF6776 family protein: MSSQTPDPRFVIVPARRHGWLWAGLIAAFWLASLAALWWFAGAGKAGSAAPTAASPAQTAQAQQQLATLQMSDRISRQANRELQQTLAEREEEIAGLRADVAFYERLVGATGQRKGLNVHEILMRRDNDGSWRYTATLTQNINRGAVTKGDLTLSVEGTRDGKLVRLDWGQLLQKPQAPPQRFEFRYFQRLEGSVLLPQGFVPGRVIARVRADGGGSAEQAFAWDAATAETTQ
- the nudC gene encoding NAD(+) diphosphatase translates to MPRPDERDPQPTFAFSDPGPDRADHLRDDPAALAERWAAGKVLLIDNEGQAAVDADRALLATDGATLDYAVAQPVFLGLSGEQAWFAARTTEVDTDAAPRIDLRSAAALWPAFEASLFAQARAVLHWQGRHRHCSVCGGAIEFQRGGWLGRCAACAAEHYPRTDPAVIVAITDGERLLLGRQASWPARRYSTLAGFVEPGESLEQTVAREVLEESGVRVRSSRYLASQPWPFPGSLMLGFMAQAEPDEPRASDELEDARWFTHDEIGAALRGETGDEGLLVSPSISISRWLIEQWHAHAGAARPR
- the erpA gene encoding iron-sulfur cluster insertion protein ErpA, yielding METAAAPVSPNYQQLDAPLLFTQAAAAKVRELVREEGNEALKLRVYIQGGGCSGFQYGFEFDEQQADDDLAIATDGVTLLVDPLSLQYLMGAQVDYSESLHGAQFVIRNPNAKSTCGCGSSFTV